atctctttctttgaaacagttttttttttgtttctaatacTTGGATTAATTAGGAAAAGGAGATATGTTATTCatattctaaatttaaatatgaatgactaaatatatttatgtactcaattcattaaaaaatatactatatgCAAAAGAAATCAATATCTTTAATGTGCTATATAAAAACATGTGAAATATAGCAACgcttttttatatttagaaaacaatcGACCTaactaaattttcattttggaGACGAGGCAATTTAAGTACGAGATAAAGTGTACAAGTTTATTATTTCGCTGTTAGGTAgtgatgattattttttactcAAATTCACCGATACAACTCTTACTCTCCCCAACATTCAACTACAATAACCAACTCTTTTCCCTATATAAGCAAACCTTTGGTCAATCATAACTCAAATATCTCTACTACATAATAtctcaaaaataacaaacccATACCTTGACAGGGTCCGATGAGTGAGACCACTAAGGACGATGGCTCtagccaaaaaaaatcagtgcGTAAGGAAAAAAGAGCGTATGTTTTAAGGAAATGGACCCAGTTCGATGTTGGGAGAGCTTCGACTGTTGGAACCGTGCATCTGTTGTGTCTATTGGCTCCTTTTAACTACAAATGGGAAGCATTCCGGTTCGGTATAATTCTCGCCATACTGACAAACCTCTGCATTACATTCTCGTACCATAGGAACTTGACTCACCGGAGCTTTAAGCTACCGAAATGGCTTGAATATCCATTCGCTTATTCTGCTCTTTTGGCACTTCAGGTAAATACTGTTAATTTTAACCGAAAATAAAGATGAAACTAATTAAATCCTCCATTCCAATATGTATCCTCAACTATCTTTgaattgtttctcttttcttttcttttcttttcaggGTGATCCATTGGATTGGGTGAGCATACATAGATTCCATCACCAGTTCACAGATTCTGACCGTGATCCACATAGCCCTATAGAAGGATTCTGGTTCAGTCATGTTTTGTGGATATTTGACACCGATTATATCAGAGAAAAGgtaacaaaactttttacaTATCTCCACAAACCCAACATTTTGTGAATcgatattaatttatttgagaTTATAATAGAAGATCTGTTGTAATTAACCAAAGGCGGATGTTGTAATAATTGTAACAGTGTGGAAGACGTAACAACGTGATGGACTTGAAGCAACAATGGTTCTATAGGTTTCTAAAAAAGACGTTGGTTCTCCACATCTTAGCATTTTGGACCCTCATCTACTTATGGGGTGGTCTACCTTACCTAACTTGGACTGTGGTAAACTCTCAATTTACTTTTTACTATTACTTTGTTTATATCAAATGGAAATCGGATTATACATGATCAATTTTATACTACTTTTTGAATGTACGTAGCGAAATATCACGATTTTTCACtattgaagaaaatttcattaattgataaattaaaacgTTTTGTGATTTACACTGCTGCtaacaaaaacttatttaattttcattttcaattatttcattattCCTCTATTTCACTACGTTGGAAAACAGGGTTTTGGAGGAGTAATTGGTTACCATGGGACTTGGCTCGTAAATTCGGCATGCCATATTTGTGGTTCGCAAGCGTGGCAAACCAATGACACCTCACGTAACGTTTGGTATTTTATATACCCTCTCTATTCTTTATAGACCAATAAACCTTGATCGAA
This sequence is a window from Arabidopsis thaliana chromosome 1 sequence. Protein-coding genes within it:
- a CDS encoding Fatty acid desaturase family protein (Fatty acid desaturase family protein; FUNCTIONS IN: oxidoreductase activity, oxidoreductase activity, acting on paired donors, with oxidation of a pair of donors resulting in the reduction of molecular oxygen to two molecules of water; INVOLVED IN: oxidation reduction, lipid metabolic process; EXPRESSED IN: 17 plant structures; EXPRESSED DURING: 11 growth stages; CONTAINS InterPro DOMAIN/s: Fatty acid desaturase, type 1, core (InterPro:IPR015876), Fatty acid desaturase, type 1 (InterPro:IPR005804); BEST Arabidopsis thaliana protein match is: Fatty acid desaturase family protein (TAIR:AT1G06090.1); Has 3412 Blast hits to 3412 proteins in 822 species: Archae - 0; Bacteria - 1532; Metazoa - 796; Fungi - 236; Plants - 106; Viruses - 4; Other Eukaryotes - 738 (source: NCBI BLink).) produces the protein MSETTKDDGSSQKKSVRKEKRAYVLRKWTQFDVGRASTVGTVHLLCLLAPFNYKWEAFRFGIILAILTNLCITFSYHRNLTHRSFKLPKWLEYPFAYSALLALQGDPLDWVSIHRFHHQFTDSDRDPHSPIEGFWFSHVLWIFDTDYIREKCGRRNNVMDLKQQWFYRFLKKTLVLHILAFWTLIYLWGGLPYLTWTVGFGGVIGYHGTWLVNSACHICGSQAWQTNDTSRNVWWLALLTMGESWHNNHHAFETSARHGLEWYQLDITWYLIWFFQALGLATNVKLPTDAQKRKMAIRR